A genomic window from Triticum urartu cultivar G1812 chromosome 7, Tu2.1, whole genome shotgun sequence includes:
- the LOC125522767 gene encoding WAS/WASL-interacting protein family member 3-like: MESSQPTNPATRTGLLPVLSPPSRGFFSSNLSLPPVPLAGARRRCRGFGAAPPSSLVRGRRCPDPVMADLFHTFRRPPDLPPCCSRPRPPSHAMVPPPGPSHALPPWIGSGRSGTSASPPVLCCFPPPCPDPPPSRPGVTRQVCRPARLAASLVRETTSTWLVNAPIVDPLPDLTPVMVTSARREPASPRPNATSSFHSASGPSHHRPASRPDVGTDNVVW; the protein is encoded by the exons atgGAGTCGTCACAGCCGACGAACCCAGCCACCAGGACCGGCCTCCTCCCTGTCCTTTCTCCTCCTTCCCGAGGTTTCTTCTCCTCtaacctctctctccctcccgttCCTCTCGCAGGAGCTCGCCGCCGCTGCCGTGGATTTGGAGCAGCGCCGCCATCGAGCTTAGTCCGCGGCCGCCGTTGCCCGGATCCAGTGATGGCCGACCTGTTTCACACGTTTCGCCGCCCGCCGGACCTCCCTCCGTGCTGCTCCCGTCCCAGGCCGCCAAGCCACGCCATGGTGCCACCACCAGGACCTTCGCATGCGCTACCGCCATGGATTGGATCCGGCCGGAGCGGCACATCCGCCTCACCTCCCGTCCTCTGCTGCTTTCCTCCCCCATGCCCGGATCCGCCGCCGAGCCGTCCCGGAGTCACGCGCCAAGTCTGCCGCCCGGCGCGCCTTGCCGCCTCGCTTGTCAGGGAGACGACTAGTACCTGGCTCGTCAACGCTCCAATCGTTGACCCGCTGCCCGATCTCACGCCCGTCATGGTTACGAGCGCCCGACGCGAACCGGCCTCGCCTAGGCCCAACGCCACCTCGTCCTTCCACTCAGCAAGTGGGCCGTCTCACCACCGACCTGCCTCAAGGCCCGAT gttggtaccgataacgtcgtgtggtga